The proteins below are encoded in one region of Micromonospora pisi:
- a CDS encoding ABC transporter ATP-binding protein, producing the protein MSTEPILTVEDLSVRIAGLHILQGVSFTVAPTGVTVLLGRNGVGKTTTLRAIIGLTPRNGEVRGAIRTGGRSLTGQPTHKLVRGGLGYVPEDRCVFAGLTVAENLRLAEQRGTAPAYDKVYELFPELDRRGRQRAGSLSGGQQQMLAIGRVLLNDNRLLLVDEPTKGLAPKVVTEVAEVLERVAVTVPVLLVEQNLAVVRRLAQAAIVLDAGRVAWTGDARQLLEEPALTKSLLGVGSSGVHA; encoded by the coding sequence GTGAGTACAGAACCGATTCTGACCGTCGAGGACCTGTCGGTGCGGATCGCCGGGCTGCACATCCTCCAGGGCGTCTCCTTCACCGTCGCGCCGACCGGGGTCACCGTGCTGCTCGGACGCAACGGCGTCGGCAAGACCACCACCCTGCGCGCCATCATCGGCCTCACCCCGCGCAACGGCGAGGTACGCGGCGCCATCCGTACCGGCGGGCGCAGCCTCACCGGACAGCCGACACACAAGCTGGTCCGGGGCGGGCTCGGATACGTACCCGAGGACCGGTGCGTCTTCGCCGGCCTCACCGTCGCCGAGAACCTGCGCCTCGCCGAACAGCGCGGCACCGCCCCGGCGTACGACAAGGTCTACGAACTCTTCCCGGAGCTGGACCGGCGCGGACGCCAACGGGCCGGCTCACTCTCCGGTGGCCAGCAGCAGATGCTCGCCATCGGCCGGGTCCTGCTCAACGACAACCGGCTGCTGCTGGTCGACGAGCCGACCAAGGGACTCGCCCCGAAGGTCGTCACCGAGGTCGCCGAGGTGCTCGAACGGGTCGCGGTCACCGTGCCGGTGCTGCTCGTCGAGCAGAACCTCGCCGTCGTACGCCGACTCGCCCAGGCCGCGATCGTGCTCGACGCCGGACGGGTCGCCTGGACCGGCGACGCCCGGCAACTACTGGAGGAGCCGGCGCTGACGAAGTCCCTGCTCGGAGTCGGATCGTCGGGGGTGCACGCCTGA
- a CDS encoding heavy-metal-associated domain-containing protein produces the protein MPVTFTYTVVGMTCEHCVQAVSGELAALPGVQDVTVELATGAVAVTSDAPLTEEQVRAAVDEAGYELAGSGA, from the coding sequence ATGCCCGTGACGTTTACCTACACCGTGGTCGGCATGACCTGCGAGCACTGTGTCCAGGCGGTCAGCGGTGAGCTGGCGGCGCTGCCCGGCGTGCAGGACGTGACGGTCGAACTGGCCACCGGAGCGGTGGCGGTGACCAGCGACGCCCCGCTGACCGAGGAGCAGGTCCGGGCCGCGGTCGACGAGGCGGGCTACGAACTGGCCGGCTCCGGTGCCTGA
- a CDS encoding branched-chain amino acid ABC transporter permease, translating into MGTIVLLTLTGLGLAALYFLVAAGLSLVFGLADVLNFAHGLFLSVGAYGTWWAANNLPGAGPGGFGFVLAVAFGVAAGALVGALVELVMIRPLYSRNIEQVLVTVGLSLAGVALLQASWGADPRDFPRPEWSRQVSVVLGAKVPNSILLLIVAAVVVLALLLGFLRYTRYGLIIRAGVENREMVTALGIDVRKAFTLVFVIGGAVAALAGGLGGVYYGSVSPSQGGSLLIFAFIVVVIGGMGSVVGSAYAAVVVGLLQQFVNYYGTSGAGDLCVVALLAAVLLLRPQGIAGKAVTA; encoded by the coding sequence ATGGGCACGATCGTGCTGTTGACGCTGACCGGGCTCGGCCTGGCCGCGTTGTACTTCCTCGTCGCCGCCGGGCTCTCCCTGGTGTTCGGCCTCGCCGACGTACTCAACTTCGCCCACGGGCTCTTCCTCTCCGTCGGCGCGTACGGCACCTGGTGGGCGGCGAACAACCTGCCCGGTGCCGGGCCGGGCGGATTCGGCTTCGTGCTCGCGGTCGCCTTCGGAGTGGCCGCCGGGGCCCTGGTCGGGGCCCTGGTCGAACTCGTGATGATCCGGCCGCTCTACTCCCGCAACATCGAACAGGTGCTGGTCACCGTCGGCCTCTCGCTCGCCGGGGTGGCCCTGCTCCAGGCATCCTGGGGAGCGGACCCGCGCGACTTTCCCCGTCCGGAGTGGAGCCGGCAGGTGAGTGTCGTGCTCGGCGCGAAGGTGCCGAACTCGATCCTGCTGCTGATCGTCGCCGCCGTCGTGGTCCTCGCCCTGCTCCTCGGTTTCCTCCGCTACACCCGCTACGGCCTGATCATCCGGGCCGGGGTGGAGAACCGGGAGATGGTCACCGCGCTCGGCATCGACGTACGCAAGGCGTTCACCCTGGTCTTCGTCATAGGTGGGGCGGTCGCCGCGCTCGCCGGGGGACTCGGCGGCGTCTACTACGGCTCGGTCTCCCCCAGCCAGGGCGGTTCGCTGCTCATCTTCGCCTTCATCGTCGTGGTGATCGGCGGAATGGGTTCGGTGGTCGGCTCCGCGTACGCGGCGGTCGTCGTCGGGCTGTTGCAGCAGTTCGTCAACTACTACGGCACCTCGGGCGCCGGTGACCTCTGCGTCGTCGCCCTGCTCGCGGCGGTGCTGCTGCTCCGCCCACAGGGCATCGCCGGAAAGGCGGTAACGGCATGA
- a CDS encoding helix-turn-helix domain-containing protein produces the protein MGAASDSPQAAFARFVRRAIDDAKDERGWSVTDLAAHTGVGRSTVFRWLAGDWHDYPELAKVRGFCAALDVPVTAAFRALGLPDGEPVPAERAGRPPTGGARGAGTRKRADDQADADLRVILSRLADPNVPADEKQLIRDLLRYLAQRPVRRAG, from the coding sequence ATGGGTGCCGCATCGGACTCACCCCAGGCGGCATTCGCCCGCTTCGTACGTCGAGCCATCGACGACGCCAAGGACGAACGGGGTTGGAGCGTCACCGACCTGGCCGCGCATACGGGTGTTGGCAGGTCGACGGTCTTCCGTTGGCTGGCCGGGGACTGGCACGACTATCCGGAGCTGGCGAAGGTGCGGGGCTTCTGCGCCGCGCTGGACGTACCGGTGACGGCGGCCTTCCGGGCGCTCGGCCTGCCCGACGGTGAGCCGGTGCCGGCGGAGCGGGCCGGACGGCCCCCCACCGGCGGCGCCCGGGGCGCTGGCACCCGGAAGCGGGCAGACGATCAGGCCGACGCCGACCTCCGGGTGATCCTGAGCCGGCTCGCCGACCCGAACGTGCCGGCCGACGAGAAACAGCTGATCCGCGACCTGCTGCGTTATCTGGCCCAGCGTCCGGTACGCCGGGCCGGCTGA
- a CDS encoding RecQ family ATP-dependent DNA helicase, whose amino-acid sequence MTDDRMAVRERAEAVLRRLAGEHARLREDQWRAIEALVVDQRRVLCVQRTGWGKSAVYFVATALLRAGGTVEGGGTVEGGGAGPTVIVSPLLALMRNQVEAAARAGIQARTINSANLDEWDEIAAEIQAGTVDVLLISPERLNNPDFRDSVLPRLAATTGLLVVDEAHCVSDWGHDFRPDYRRLRTFLAGLPERTPVLATTATANQRVTDDVAEQLNTGNAQGDVGDALVLRGPLDRASLRLAVLDLPSAAHRLGWLADHLDQLPGSGIIYTLTVAAAGETAEFLRSRGYAVAAYTGQSDDAERRAAEQDLLDNKIKALVATSALGMGFDKPDLGFVAHLGAPPSPIAYYQQVGRAGRAVEHAEVLLLPGVEDQAIWRYFASLAFPPEDQVRSVLRALLPDRPLSTPALEPIVDLRRTRLELMLKVLDVDGAVRRVRGGWLATGEPWHYDEARLRRVAQARTAEQEAMREYAATGDCRMEFLRRCLDDPEAVPCGRCDNCAGAQYDTAVSAPALAAAQAWLGRTGVDIAPKKLWPTGLEAVGVPLRGKIAPSEQALPGRALGRLSDLGWGGRLRALVAPEASDGVIPDDVAAAMVELLRDWSRGADPWPARPVAVVAIGSRTRPRLVHSLAERIATVGRLPLLGEVTAHDGPSGGGPRGNSAQRVRTLHDAFVVPAPLADALAGLAGPVLLVDDVVDSGWTMTMVSRLLRRSGAPAVLPLALAVAG is encoded by the coding sequence GTGACGGACGATCGGATGGCGGTACGGGAACGGGCCGAGGCGGTGCTGCGCCGGCTCGCCGGTGAGCACGCCCGGCTGCGCGAGGACCAGTGGCGGGCGATCGAGGCGCTGGTGGTCGACCAGCGCCGGGTGCTCTGTGTGCAGCGCACCGGGTGGGGCAAGTCCGCGGTCTACTTCGTCGCCACCGCGCTGCTCCGCGCCGGTGGCACGGTGGAGGGCGGCGGCACGGTGGAGGGTGGCGGGGCGGGGCCGACCGTGATCGTGTCGCCGCTGTTGGCGTTGATGCGCAACCAGGTGGAAGCGGCGGCCCGGGCGGGCATCCAGGCCCGTACGATCAACTCCGCGAACCTGGACGAATGGGATGAGATTGCCGCCGAGATCCAGGCCGGTACGGTCGACGTCCTGCTGATCAGCCCGGAACGCCTGAACAACCCCGACTTCCGGGACAGCGTCCTGCCCCGGCTCGCCGCCACCACCGGGCTGCTCGTGGTCGACGAGGCGCACTGCGTCTCGGACTGGGGGCACGACTTCCGCCCCGACTACCGGCGGCTGCGTACGTTCCTCGCCGGCCTGCCCGAGCGGACCCCGGTGCTCGCCACCACCGCCACCGCCAACCAACGGGTCACCGACGACGTCGCCGAGCAGCTCAACACCGGCAACGCCCAGGGTGACGTCGGGGACGCGCTGGTGCTGCGGGGGCCGTTGGACCGGGCCTCGCTGCGGCTCGCCGTACTCGACCTGCCCAGCGCCGCGCACCGGCTCGGCTGGCTCGCCGACCACCTCGACCAACTCCCCGGCTCGGGGATCATCTACACCCTGACCGTCGCGGCGGCCGGTGAGACGGCCGAGTTCCTCCGCTCCCGGGGGTACGCCGTCGCCGCCTACACCGGCCAGTCCGACGACGCGGAGCGCCGCGCCGCCGAGCAGGACCTGCTCGACAACAAGATCAAGGCGTTGGTGGCGACGTCCGCGCTCGGCATGGGCTTCGACAAGCCGGATCTCGGCTTCGTGGCCCACCTCGGCGCGCCGCCGTCACCGATCGCCTACTACCAGCAGGTCGGCCGGGCCGGTCGCGCGGTCGAGCACGCCGAGGTGCTGCTCCTGCCCGGGGTCGAGGACCAGGCGATCTGGCGTTACTTCGCCTCGCTCGCCTTCCCGCCGGAGGACCAGGTCCGCTCGGTTCTCCGGGCGCTGCTCCCGGACCGTCCACTTTCCACACCCGCGTTGGAGCCGATCGTCGACCTGCGGCGTACCCGGCTTGAACTGATGCTCAAGGTCCTCGACGTGGACGGCGCGGTCCGTCGGGTGCGCGGTGGCTGGCTCGCCACCGGCGAACCGTGGCACTACGACGAGGCCCGGCTGCGTCGGGTGGCCCAGGCGCGGACCGCCGAGCAGGAGGCGATGCGCGAGTACGCCGCCACCGGTGACTGCCGGATGGAGTTTCTCCGCCGCTGCCTGGACGACCCCGAGGCCGTCCCCTGTGGACGGTGTGACAACTGTGCCGGCGCCCAGTACGACACCGCCGTCTCCGCTCCCGCCCTCGCCGCCGCGCAGGCGTGGCTCGGCCGTACCGGTGTCGACATCGCGCCGAAGAAGCTCTGGCCGACCGGGTTGGAGGCGGTCGGCGTACCGCTGCGCGGCAAGATCGCCCCGAGCGAGCAGGCACTGCCCGGCCGGGCCCTCGGCCGCCTCTCCGACCTCGGCTGGGGTGGTCGGCTGCGGGCCCTGGTGGCGCCGGAGGCGAGCGACGGCGTGATTCCCGACGACGTGGCCGCGGCCATGGTCGAACTGCTCCGGGACTGGTCACGTGGCGCCGACCCGTGGCCGGCCCGCCCGGTCGCGGTGGTCGCGATCGGCTCCCGGACCCGACCACGACTCGTGCACAGCCTCGCCGAGCGGATCGCCACCGTCGGCCGGCTGCCGCTGCTTGGCGAGGTGACCGCCCACGACGGTCCGTCCGGTGGCGGGCCGAGGGGCAACAGCGCCCAACGGGTACGGACGCTGCACGACGCCTTTGTCGTACCGGCTCCGTTGGCCGACGCTCTCGCCGGGCTGGCCGGCCCGGTGCTGCTGGTGGACGACGTGGTCGACTCAGGCTGGACCATGACCATGGTGTCCCGCCTGCTGCGGCGCTCCGGTGCGCCCGCCGTCCTCCCGCTGGCGCTCGCGGTCGCCGGTTGA
- a CDS encoding branched-chain amino acid ABC transporter permease, giving the protein MTELKTPPAEAKAADVPAQPGRRSWYAVIRPWLPLVALLIFAILPYSTVSLPGIFDGPLNSPGTLQLLAICLVFGGLAAGYDLLFGRTGMLSFGHALYFAAGVYGTDILVTKGGLPLWQAALLTLVGGAILAALLGAVALRTAGIAFAMVTLAFAQVGATLVALDFQGLTGGEEGLPLDVSGLPESLVGVANTVNLYWLALAYLALVVFVVARVAASPTGRVLAGLRDDERRIGVLGLDPYRFKLVAFTLSGSLATAGGVIYCLLVGGASPHITSSELTLSLLVMVVLGGPGTRWGPVLGGILYMYLDHRLTDFGSSAAVDSLPGVLSGPLSQPLFVLGTVFILAVYFFPGGLASLSSRIAPIRRLFPARPPR; this is encoded by the coding sequence ATGACCGAGCTGAAGACTCCTCCAGCCGAGGCGAAAGCCGCCGACGTGCCGGCGCAGCCGGGGCGCCGGAGCTGGTACGCCGTGATCCGGCCCTGGTTGCCGCTGGTGGCGCTGCTGATCTTCGCCATCCTGCCGTACTCGACGGTGTCGCTGCCGGGGATCTTCGACGGGCCGCTCAACTCGCCCGGCACCCTGCAACTGCTCGCCATCTGCCTCGTCTTCGGCGGGCTCGCCGCCGGCTACGACCTGCTCTTCGGGCGTACCGGCATGCTCTCCTTCGGGCACGCGCTCTACTTCGCCGCCGGGGTGTACGGCACCGACATCCTGGTCACCAAGGGCGGCCTGCCACTCTGGCAGGCGGCGCTGCTGACCCTCGTCGGCGGCGCCATCCTGGCCGCCCTGCTCGGCGCGGTCGCGCTGCGTACGGCCGGGATCGCCTTCGCCATGGTGACGCTCGCCTTCGCCCAGGTCGGCGCGACCCTGGTGGCGCTGGACTTCCAGGGCCTGACCGGTGGCGAGGAAGGACTGCCGCTGGACGTGTCCGGGCTGCCGGAGAGCCTGGTCGGGGTGGCGAACACGGTCAACCTCTACTGGTTGGCGCTCGCGTACCTGGCCCTGGTCGTCTTCGTGGTCGCCCGGGTCGCCGCCTCGCCGACCGGGCGGGTGCTCGCCGGGCTCCGCGACGACGAGCGGCGGATCGGGGTGCTCGGGCTGGACCCGTACCGGTTCAAGCTGGTCGCGTTCACCCTCTCCGGCAGCCTCGCCACCGCCGGTGGGGTGATCTACTGCCTGCTCGTCGGTGGCGCGTCGCCGCACATCACCTCCTCCGAGCTGACCTTGTCGCTGCTGGTCATGGTGGTGCTCGGCGGACCCGGTACGCGGTGGGGACCGGTCCTCGGCGGCATCCTCTACATGTACCTCGACCACCGGCTCACCGACTTCGGCTCCTCGGCGGCGGTGGACTCGCTTCCCGGTGTGCTGAGTGGGCCGCTCTCCCAGCCGCTCTTCGTCCTCGGCACCGTCTTCATCCTCGCGGTCTACTTCTTCCCCGGTGGCCTGGCCAGCCTCAGCAGCCGGATCGCCCCGATCCGGCGTCTCTTCCCGGCCCGTCCGCCCAGGTGA
- a CDS encoding C40 family peptidase, with protein sequence MPTTVVPRRTAAFAAGVSVMLALASAPEPAGAEPPGKTAEQQLAAAAEQLEIVIEQYNDLREQLGETQARAAVLDRELGTLAEELAVHRTEAARLAAQAYRGHGGQPLAAVSALLTATTNDLLNSLLMLDRLSRDQRRVIARLADAHDQLAAARDAARTLDTQQRAQERQLAARKQHIEQEIRQLDRLRDAAGEREPAAPRTAPSPPDLGNGAAAKAVRFAYAQLGKRYQWGGEGPDGYDCSGLTSAAWRTAGVKLPHNAARQWRAVKRISRAERQPGDLVFYYADIHHVGIYVGDGYIIHAPRAGKPVQLERVEFQPVHGFGRPG encoded by the coding sequence GTGCCGACAACCGTCGTACCGCGCCGCACCGCGGCGTTCGCTGCCGGGGTGTCCGTCATGCTGGCGCTCGCCTCCGCGCCCGAACCCGCCGGTGCCGAACCACCCGGCAAGACCGCCGAGCAGCAGCTCGCCGCCGCGGCCGAGCAGCTCGAAATCGTCATCGAGCAGTACAATGACCTGCGCGAGCAGCTGGGCGAGACGCAGGCCAGGGCGGCCGTACTGGACCGCGAACTGGGCACGTTGGCCGAGGAGCTCGCCGTCCACCGTACGGAGGCGGCCCGGCTCGCCGCCCAGGCGTACCGGGGCCACGGCGGGCAGCCCCTCGCCGCCGTCTCCGCACTGCTCACCGCGACCACCAACGACCTGCTCAACTCCCTGCTGATGCTGGACCGACTCAGCCGGGACCAGCGCCGGGTCATCGCACGGCTGGCCGACGCCCACGACCAGCTCGCCGCCGCCCGGGACGCGGCACGGACCCTGGACACGCAGCAGCGCGCACAGGAGCGCCAACTCGCCGCCCGCAAGCAGCACATCGAGCAGGAGATCCGTCAACTGGACCGGCTGCGCGACGCCGCCGGTGAACGGGAGCCCGCCGCTCCGCGTACCGCACCCAGCCCGCCTGACCTGGGCAACGGCGCCGCCGCGAAGGCGGTCCGGTTCGCGTACGCGCAACTGGGCAAGCGCTACCAGTGGGGTGGCGAGGGCCCGGACGGGTACGACTGCTCCGGGCTGACCTCCGCCGCCTGGCGTACGGCCGGGGTCAAGCTGCCGCACAACGCCGCCCGGCAGTGGCGGGCGGTGAAACGGATCAGCCGCGCCGAACGGCAACCAGGTGACCTGGTCTTCTACTACGCCGACATCCATCACGTCGGGATCTACGTCGGCGACGGATACATCATCCACGCGCCGAGGGCCGGCAAGCCGGTCCAACTGGAACGGGTCGAGTTCCAACCGGTCCACGGGTTCGGCCGCCCCGGCTGA